A genomic segment from Modestobacter roseus encodes:
- a CDS encoding aspartate-semialdehyde dehydrogenase, giving the protein MSRPLHLGIVGATGQVGVAMRSILAERGFPLASIRFFASARSAGRTLPWGDGEVVVEDAATADPTGLDVALFSAGATTSRAQAPRFAAAGVTVIDNSSAFRRDPAIPLVCSEVNPGDIALAAEGRIIANPNCTTMAAMPVLKPLHDEAGLVRIVASTYQAVSGSGVAGVEELHGQVRAVVDKADALAYDGSAVTFPAPVKYVAPIAFNVLPMAGSVVDDGSFETDEEQKLRNESRKILGIPELRVSGTCVRVPVFTGHSLSLNVEFAEPLSVARATELLAGAPGVQLADVPTPLQAAGTDPSYVGRIRQDGDRGLALFVSNDNLRKGAALNTVQIAELIAAAG; this is encoded by the coding sequence ATGAGCCGCCCGCTGCACCTGGGGATCGTCGGCGCGACCGGTCAGGTCGGCGTCGCCATGCGCTCGATCCTGGCCGAGCGCGGCTTCCCGCTGGCCTCCATCCGGTTCTTCGCCTCCGCCCGGTCGGCCGGGCGCACCCTGCCCTGGGGCGACGGGGAGGTCGTCGTCGAGGACGCCGCCACCGCCGACCCGACCGGGCTGGACGTCGCGCTGTTCTCCGCCGGGGCCACCACCTCACGGGCCCAGGCGCCGCGGTTCGCCGCCGCCGGCGTGACCGTCATCGACAACAGCTCCGCGTTCCGCCGCGACCCGGCGATCCCGCTGGTCTGCAGCGAGGTGAACCCCGGTGACATCGCGCTCGCCGCCGAGGGCCGGATCATCGCCAACCCGAACTGCACCACGATGGCCGCGATGCCGGTGCTCAAGCCGCTGCACGACGAGGCCGGGCTGGTGCGCATCGTGGCCAGCACCTACCAGGCGGTCTCCGGCAGCGGTGTCGCCGGCGTCGAGGAGCTGCACGGCCAGGTGAGGGCGGTCGTGGACAAGGCCGACGCGCTGGCCTACGACGGCTCGGCGGTCACCTTCCCCGCACCGGTGAAGTACGTGGCCCCGATCGCCTTCAACGTGCTGCCGATGGCCGGCTCCGTCGTCGACGACGGCTCCTTCGAGACCGACGAGGAGCAGAAGCTCCGCAACGAGAGCCGCAAGATCCTCGGCATCCCCGAGCTGCGGGTCTCCGGCACCTGCGTGCGCGTGCCGGTCTTCACCGGCCACTCGCTGTCGCTGAACGTCGAGTTCGCCGAGCCGCTGTCGGTGGCCCGGGCGACCGAGCTGCTGGCCGGCGCGCCCGGCGTGCAGCTGGCCGACGTGCCGACGCCGCTGCAGGCCGCCGGCACCGACCCCAGCTACGTCGGCCGCATCCGGCAGGACGGCGACCGCGGCCTGGCGCTGTTCGTCAGCAACGACAACCTGCGCAAGGGCGCCGCGCTCAACACCGTGCAGATCGCCGAGCTGATCGCCGCCGCCGGCTGA
- a CDS encoding Na+/H+ antiporter subunit E: MSGAMRLRHQLPVLTWLVVVWILLWGTLSWANLLSGLLVAVLVTNVLPLPAVMAGARLHPIALLAFAGYFLKDLVVSSAQVAWQAIRPGRMKQGAIIAVQLRTDSDLLLTLIAESLTLVPGSIVLDLDRPRRTLGIHLLLVEDEDDVESQRAGVFTMEERVVRAFGTREDIARLADDEPTAARPPEPGRPEVRR; the protein is encoded by the coding sequence GTGAGCGGCGCCATGCGGTTGCGGCACCAGCTGCCGGTGCTGACCTGGCTGGTGGTGGTCTGGATCCTGCTGTGGGGCACCTTGTCCTGGGCCAACCTGCTGTCCGGGCTGCTGGTGGCGGTCCTGGTCACCAACGTGCTGCCCCTCCCGGCCGTGATGGCCGGGGCGCGGCTGCACCCGATCGCCCTGCTCGCCTTCGCCGGCTACTTCCTGAAGGACCTGGTCGTCTCCAGCGCGCAGGTGGCGTGGCAGGCGATCCGGCCCGGCAGGATGAAGCAGGGCGCGATCATCGCCGTCCAGCTGCGCACCGACTCCGACCTGCTGCTCACCCTGATCGCGGAGTCGCTGACCCTGGTCCCGGGGTCGATCGTGCTCGACCTCGACCGGCCACGGCGGACGCTCGGCATCCACCTGCTGCTGGTCGAGGACGAGGACGACGTGGAGTCGCAGCGGGCCGGGGTGTTCACCATGGAGGAGCGGGTGGTGCGCGCCTTCGGCACCCGGGAGGACATCGCCCGGCTGGCCGACGACGAGCCCACGGCCGCACGGCCGCCGGAGCCCGGACGCCCGGAGGTGCGACGGTGA
- a CDS encoding ABC transporter ATP-binding protein, with protein MTATHSLAAEELTLGYGERTVVEGLDLAVPPGRITAIVGANACGKSTLLRSMTRLLAPRAGRVLLDGKAVHRMPAKELARTLGLLPQSPIAPEGITAADLIGRGRNPHQGVFSRWKPEDDAAVAAALEATQTTELADRAVDELSGGQRQRVWIAMALAQQTDLLLLDEPTTFLDVSHQIEVLDLLTDLNRARGTTVVMVLHDLNLAARYADHLVAMAGGRVHASGTPAQVLTEECVRAVFGLDSRVIEDPTSGKPLMLPLGRHHTDAAGQRADAAAG; from the coding sequence GTGACCGCCACCCACTCACTGGCGGCCGAGGAACTCACGCTCGGCTACGGCGAGCGGACCGTCGTCGAGGGGCTGGACCTCGCCGTCCCGCCCGGGCGGATCACCGCGATCGTCGGCGCCAACGCCTGCGGCAAGTCCACCCTGCTGCGGTCGATGACCCGGCTGCTGGCCCCGCGCGCCGGCCGGGTGCTGCTCGACGGCAAGGCGGTGCACCGGATGCCCGCCAAGGAGCTGGCGCGCACCCTGGGTCTGCTGCCCCAGTCGCCGATCGCGCCGGAGGGGATCACCGCCGCCGACCTGATCGGCCGCGGCCGGAACCCCCACCAGGGTGTCTTCTCCCGCTGGAAGCCCGAGGACGACGCGGCGGTGGCCGCTGCGCTGGAGGCCACCCAGACCACCGAGCTCGCCGACCGCGCGGTGGACGAGCTCTCCGGCGGGCAGCGCCAGCGGGTGTGGATCGCGATGGCCCTGGCCCAGCAGACCGACCTGCTGCTGCTGGACGAGCCGACGACGTTCCTCGACGTGAGCCACCAGATCGAGGTGCTGGACCTGCTCACCGACCTCAACCGCGCACGCGGCACGACCGTCGTCATGGTGCTGCACGACCTCAACCTGGCCGCCCGCTACGCCGACCACCTGGTGGCGATGGCCGGGGGCCGGGTGCACGCCAGTGGCACGCCGGCGCAGGTGCTCACCGAGGAGTGCGTGCGCGCGGTGTTCGGCCTGGACAGCCGGGTCATCGAGGACCCGACGTCGGGCAAGCCGCTGATGCTGCCGCTGGGCCGGCACCACACCGACGCCGCCGGCCAGCGAGCGGACGCCGCCGCCGGCTGA
- a CDS encoding helix-turn-helix domain-containing protein — MDDDQPAAGLLRRLRREADLSQRELAQATGLTQARIARVETGRSDLGVGALVRIAAVAGARVALLHADGSELPPMTGDAATDRAGRRFPAHLDLRHGDEDWWADEVRYTRRRPEFTFDRDRSVRDRGRATRGTASDHPVPYAGDSLAERAVERRRAAFRAAAAERERRLAEGWRPRPLPELLCTCPPACDVLLAAGERWAHVEECPCRCDVG, encoded by the coding sequence GTGGACGACGACCAGCCGGCTGCCGGGCTGCTGCGCCGGCTGCGCCGCGAGGCAGACCTGTCGCAACGGGAACTCGCCCAGGCGACCGGGCTCACCCAAGCGCGCATCGCCCGCGTCGAGACCGGCCGGTCGGACCTGGGCGTGGGTGCGCTGGTCCGCATCGCCGCAGTCGCGGGAGCCCGGGTCGCGCTGTTGCACGCGGACGGCTCCGAACTCCCGCCGATGACCGGCGACGCGGCCACCGACCGGGCCGGGCGCCGGTTTCCCGCCCACCTCGACCTCCGGCACGGCGACGAGGACTGGTGGGCCGACGAGGTCCGGTACACCCGGCGCCGGCCGGAGTTCACCTTCGACCGCGACCGCTCGGTGCGCGACCGGGGGCGCGCGACACGGGGCACCGCCTCCGATCACCCGGTGCCGTACGCCGGGGACTCCCTCGCGGAGCGGGCCGTGGAACGGCGTAGGGCAGCGTTCCGCGCGGCCGCGGCTGAGCGGGAGCGCCGGCTGGCGGAGGGGTGGCGCCCACGCCCACTCCCCGAGCTGCTCTGCACCTGCCCGCCGGCCTGCGACGTCCTGCTGGCCGCCGGGGAACGGTGGGCCCACGTCGAGGAGTGCCCGTGCCGGTGCGACGTCGGCTGA
- the leuA gene encoding 2-isopropylmalate synthase yields MSESHPHARNPQRPSGMPIGKYAPFTPVPLPDRTWPETVTTQAPRWCAVDLRDGNQALIDPMSPERKRRMFELLVRMGYKEIEVGFPAASQTDFDFIRQLIEDDAVPDDVTIQVLTQSRDELIERTFDSLRGARQAIVHLYNSTSTLQRRVVFNSDRAGITDIAVHGARLVRKLAEQAGDTEIRFEYSPESFTGTELEFAVEVCNAVTDVWEPTADRPTILNLPATVEMAEPTVYADQIEWMHRNLGRRDAVVLSLHPHNDRGTAVAAAELGYRAGADRIEGCLFGNGERTGNVDLVTLGLNLFSQGIDPQIDFSDIDEIRRTVEYCNQLGVHERHPYGGDLVYTAFSGSHQDAINKGFTALAADAAAAGKSVDEIPWAVPYLPIDPKDVGRSYEAVIRVNSQSGKGGVAYIMKTENQLELPRRLQIEFSAVVQRHTDDEGGEVTAQQMWAAFKNEYLPDADAPWGRFSLAGHEHTASGGGPDEIRVDLVDAGVPVTLQGRGNGPIAAFVDALRSVDVDVRVLDYAEHALSAGGDARAASYVECAVGERVLWGVGIDANIVTASLRAIVSAVNRAQR; encoded by the coding sequence ATGAGCGAGTCCCACCCGCACGCCCGCAACCCCCAGCGCCCCTCCGGGATGCCGATCGGCAAGTACGCGCCGTTCACCCCGGTACCGCTGCCCGACCGCACCTGGCCGGAGACGGTCACCACCCAGGCCCCGCGCTGGTGCGCGGTCGACCTGCGTGACGGCAACCAGGCCCTGATCGACCCGATGAGCCCCGAGCGCAAGCGGCGGATGTTCGAGCTGCTGGTCCGGATGGGCTACAAGGAGATCGAGGTCGGCTTCCCCGCGGCCAGCCAGACCGACTTCGACTTCATCCGCCAGCTGATCGAGGACGACGCCGTCCCCGACGACGTGACCATCCAGGTGCTCACGCAGTCCCGCGACGAGCTGATCGAGCGGACGTTCGACTCGCTGCGCGGCGCCCGCCAGGCGATCGTCCACCTGTACAACTCCACCTCCACGCTGCAGCGGCGGGTGGTCTTCAACTCCGACCGCGCCGGGATCACCGACATCGCCGTCCACGGTGCCCGGCTGGTGCGCAAGCTGGCCGAGCAGGCCGGCGACACCGAGATCCGGTTCGAGTACTCCCCCGAGTCGTTCACCGGCACCGAGCTGGAGTTCGCCGTCGAGGTCTGCAACGCCGTCACCGACGTGTGGGAGCCGACCGCCGACCGGCCGACCATCCTGAACCTGCCGGCGACGGTGGAGATGGCCGAGCCAACGGTCTACGCCGACCAGATCGAGTGGATGCACCGCAACCTGGGCCGCCGGGACGCCGTCGTGCTCTCCCTGCACCCGCACAACGACCGGGGCACCGCCGTGGCCGCTGCCGAGCTGGGCTACCGGGCCGGCGCCGACCGCATCGAGGGCTGCCTGTTCGGCAACGGGGAGCGGACCGGTAACGTCGACCTGGTGACCCTGGGGCTGAACCTGTTCAGCCAGGGCATCGACCCGCAGATCGACTTCTCCGACATCGACGAGATCCGCCGCACCGTCGAGTACTGCAACCAGCTCGGCGTGCACGAGCGGCACCCCTACGGCGGCGACCTGGTCTACACGGCCTTCTCCGGCTCCCACCAGGACGCGATCAACAAGGGCTTCACGGCGCTCGCCGCCGACGCCGCGGCCGCCGGGAAGAGCGTCGACGAGATCCCGTGGGCGGTGCCGTACCTGCCGATCGACCCGAAGGACGTCGGCCGCAGCTACGAGGCGGTCATCCGGGTGAACAGCCAGTCCGGCAAGGGCGGCGTGGCCTACATCATGAAGACCGAGAACCAGCTGGAGCTGCCGCGGCGACTGCAGATCGAGTTCAGCGCGGTCGTCCAGCGGCACACCGACGACGAGGGCGGCGAGGTCACCGCCCAGCAGATGTGGGCGGCGTTCAAGAACGAGTACCTGCCCGACGCCGACGCACCGTGGGGCCGGTTCTCCCTCGCCGGTCACGAGCACACCGCCTCCGGCGGCGGGCCCGACGAGATCCGGGTCGACCTGGTCGACGCGGGGGTGCCGGTCACCCTGCAGGGCCGGGGCAACGGCCCGATCGCCGCGTTCGTCGACGCGCTGCGCAGCGTCGACGTCGACGTCCGGGTGCTCGACTACGCCGAGCACGCCCTCTCGGCCGGCGGCGACGCCCGCGCCGCCTCCTACGTCGAGTGCGCCGTGGGCGAGCGGGTGCTGTGGGGCGTGGGCATCGACGCCAACATCGTGACCGCCTCGCTGCGGGCGATCGTCTCCGCGGTCAACCGCGCCCAGCGCTGA
- the mnhG gene encoding monovalent cation/H(+) antiporter subunit G, with translation MNDFDSVPDWIAAALLFVGAFLCLTAGLGVLRFPDVLSRMHAGTKPQVMGVLLIVIGGAIRLTGLSATWMLLLVAAFQLITAPVNAHMVSRIAYRRRHVRRDLLLVDELVDAQRGAELRAGEEGMTGDEPADAPAGTSTAGADEQPGDDPHPDDDPRPTGTG, from the coding sequence GTGAACGACTTCGACTCGGTGCCCGACTGGATCGCCGCGGCGTTGCTCTTCGTCGGCGCCTTCCTCTGCCTGACCGCCGGCCTCGGGGTCCTGCGGTTCCCGGACGTGCTCTCCCGGATGCACGCCGGGACCAAGCCGCAGGTGATGGGGGTGCTGCTGATCGTGATCGGCGGCGCCATCCGGCTCACCGGCCTGTCGGCGACCTGGATGCTGCTGCTGGTCGCCGCGTTCCAGCTGATCACCGCCCCGGTCAACGCGCACATGGTCAGCCGGATCGCCTACCGGCGCCGGCACGTGCGCCGGGACCTGCTGCTGGTCGACGAGCTCGTGGACGCCCAGCGCGGGGCGGAGCTGCGTGCCGGTGAGGAGGGGATGACCGGGGACGAGCCCGCCGACGCCCCCGCCGGCACGAGCACCGCCGGTGCCGACGAGCAGCCCGGCGACGACCCCCACCCCGACGACGACCCCCGGCCGACCGGGACCGGCTGA
- a CDS encoding monovalent cation/H+ antiporter complex subunit F encodes MTVFSFLVYAMLGAGALLALVRLALGPSLLDRVVATDTLLVIITAGLALYAALMRDPTIVPVLVVVSLLAFVGSIAVARYVGGMLLRSSVDDGEESGLAPPGAEQVGQQGGEAGR; translated from the coding sequence GTGACGGTCTTCTCGTTCCTGGTCTACGCGATGCTGGGCGCCGGCGCGCTGCTGGCCCTGGTCCGGCTGGCGCTGGGCCCCTCCCTGCTGGACCGGGTGGTGGCCACCGACACTCTGCTGGTGATCATCACGGCGGGTCTGGCGCTGTACGCCGCGCTCATGCGCGACCCCACGATCGTGCCGGTGCTGGTGGTCGTCTCCCTGCTGGCCTTCGTCGGGTCGATCGCGGTCGCGCGCTACGTCGGCGGCATGCTCCTGCGCTCGTCGGTCGACGACGGCGAGGAGTCCGGTCTGGCGCCGCCGGGCGCCGAGCAGGTCGGCCAGCAGGGCGGGGAGGCGGGCCGGTGA
- a CDS encoding FecCD family ABC transporter permease, with protein sequence MTAVRTPPPSTVDTVARGRVRRAARRRLVVTLLALAVLAAFAVTLMVGRTFYPPGDVLRVVLGADVPGASFTVGTLRLPRAVLAVVAGLSFGLAGVTFQTMLRNPLASPDVIGITSGASAAAAFAIVILGWSGTAVSVTAIVSALGVALLIYTLAFKDGVAGTRLILIGIGVAAMGTSTTSYVLSKAGAWDYAETLRWLTGSLNGSTWEATVPALVALLVLGPVLLVQTRALSALQLGDDTASALGFRVERTRVLAIVAAVGLLAFATAACGPIAFVSFLAGPIAARLVGPNGSLLVPSALVGALLVLVADLCGQYAFDTRYPVGVVTGVLGAPYLIYLIVRSNRTGGSL encoded by the coding sequence GTGACCGCCGTCCGCACGCCACCGCCCTCGACCGTCGACACCGTCGCCCGCGGGCGCGTCCGGCGCGCTGCCCGCCGGCGGCTGGTGGTCACCCTGCTCGCGCTCGCCGTCCTGGCCGCCTTCGCGGTGACCCTGATGGTGGGGCGGACCTTCTACCCGCCGGGGGACGTGCTCCGCGTCGTCCTCGGCGCCGACGTCCCCGGGGCGTCCTTCACGGTCGGGACGTTGCGGCTGCCGCGCGCCGTCCTCGCGGTGGTGGCCGGGCTCAGCTTCGGCCTGGCCGGCGTCACCTTCCAGACGATGCTGCGCAACCCGCTCGCCAGCCCCGACGTCATCGGCATCACCTCCGGTGCCAGCGCTGCGGCGGCCTTCGCGATCGTCATCCTGGGCTGGTCGGGCACGGCGGTGTCGGTCACCGCGATCGTGTCGGCGCTCGGGGTCGCCCTGCTGATCTACACCCTGGCGTTCAAGGACGGCGTCGCCGGCACCCGGCTGATCCTGATCGGCATCGGTGTCGCCGCCATGGGGACGAGCACCACCTCCTACGTGCTGTCGAAGGCCGGGGCGTGGGACTACGCGGAGACGCTGCGCTGGCTGACCGGCAGCCTCAACGGCAGCACCTGGGAGGCCACCGTGCCGGCCCTGGTCGCGCTGCTGGTCCTCGGGCCGGTCCTGCTGGTGCAGACCCGGGCACTGTCCGCGCTGCAGCTGGGTGACGACACCGCCTCCGCGCTGGGGTTCCGGGTGGAGCGCACGCGGGTCCTCGCGATCGTCGCCGCGGTCGGCCTGCTCGCCTTCGCCACCGCCGCATGTGGTCCGATCGCGTTCGTGTCGTTCCTGGCGGGGCCGATCGCGGCCCGGCTCGTGGGGCCGAACGGCTCGCTGCTGGTGCCCTCCGCGCTGGTCGGGGCGCTGCTCGTGCTCGTGGCCGACCTGTGCGGCCAGTACGCGTTCGACACCCGCTACCCGGTCGGTGTCGTCACCGGCGTGCTGGGCGCCCCGTACCTGATCTACCTGATCGTCCGCAGCAACCGCACCGGAGGTTCCCTGTGA
- a CDS encoding Na+/H+ antiporter subunit D has protein sequence MIDVLAPLPVLLPLLGAAAALLVGAHARLQRTVSIVVLTAVVAVSVALLLIADANGAAAVNVGDWPVPVAIMLVVDRLSALMLIVASTVGLGVLVFAVGQGTADGDDENTPLSIFHPTFLVLIAGVSYAFLAGDLFNLYVGFEVLLTSSYVLLTMGGSAPRIRAGITYVVVSLLSSLLFLASIALVYAATGTVNLAQLAGRLGDLPDGTQLLLHSLLLIAFSIKAAVFPLSAWLPDSYPTAPAPVTAVFAGLLTKVGVYAIIRTQTLLFPDGALDDVLMWAALATMVIGILGAVAQSDIRRLLSFTLVSHIGYMVFGIALASTAGLAGAIFYVVHHIAIQTTLFLVAGLIERRGGTMAVDRLGGLATASPLLAVLFFIPAMNLAGIPPFSGFIGKVGLLGAGISDGGWLAYVLVGGAVVTSLLTLVAMSRVWTRAFWRPSAQAPAADTAAAAARDAGPDDGPDEELPGADGEPDGTDDEAAEEPAEEGRTDRPAGGATSTLRARQTGRRGAWARHVAVATALPGGGEGRPSGGDDDRTPSVRPLPAVMTGATAVMVALTVGLTAIAGPLYGMTTRAAADLRDRTPYIEAVYGEQDQP, from the coding sequence GTGATCGACGTCCTCGCACCGCTGCCGGTGCTGCTGCCGCTGCTGGGCGCGGCGGCGGCGTTGCTCGTCGGCGCCCACGCGCGGCTGCAGCGCACGGTCAGCATCGTCGTGCTCACCGCGGTGGTGGCCGTGTCGGTCGCCCTGCTGCTCATCGCCGACGCGAACGGTGCCGCCGCGGTCAACGTCGGCGACTGGCCGGTACCGGTGGCGATCATGCTGGTCGTCGACCGGCTCTCGGCGCTGATGCTCATCGTGGCCAGCACGGTCGGGCTGGGGGTGCTGGTCTTCGCCGTCGGCCAGGGCACCGCCGACGGCGACGACGAGAACACCCCGCTGTCGATCTTCCACCCGACGTTCCTGGTGCTGATCGCCGGTGTCAGCTACGCGTTCCTGGCCGGCGACCTGTTCAACCTCTACGTCGGCTTCGAGGTGCTGCTCACCTCCAGCTACGTGCTGCTAACCATGGGCGGGTCGGCGCCCCGGATCCGGGCCGGGATCACCTACGTGGTGGTCAGCCTGCTCAGCTCGCTGCTGTTCCTGGCCTCGATCGCACTGGTCTACGCCGCGACCGGCACGGTGAACCTGGCGCAGCTGGCCGGCCGGCTCGGCGACCTGCCCGACGGCACCCAGCTGCTGCTGCACAGCCTGCTGCTGATCGCCTTCAGCATCAAGGCGGCGGTGTTCCCGCTCTCGGCCTGGCTGCCCGACAGCTACCCGACGGCGCCGGCGCCGGTCACGGCGGTCTTCGCCGGGCTGCTCACCAAGGTCGGCGTCTACGCGATCATCCGCACCCAGACCCTGCTGTTCCCCGACGGCGCCCTGGACGACGTGCTGATGTGGGCGGCGCTGGCGACCATGGTGATCGGCATCCTCGGCGCGGTCGCGCAGAGCGACATCCGGCGGCTGCTGTCCTTCACCCTGGTCAGCCACATCGGCTACATGGTGTTCGGGATCGCGCTGGCGTCGACGGCGGGGCTGGCCGGCGCGATCTTCTACGTCGTCCACCACATCGCCATCCAGACCACGCTGTTCCTGGTCGCCGGGCTGATCGAGCGACGCGGCGGCACGATGGCGGTCGACCGGCTCGGCGGGCTCGCCACGGCGTCCCCGCTGCTGGCTGTCCTGTTCTTCATCCCGGCGATGAACCTGGCCGGCATCCCGCCGTTCTCCGGCTTCATCGGCAAGGTGGGCCTGCTCGGCGCCGGGATCTCCGACGGCGGCTGGCTGGCGTACGTGCTGGTCGGCGGCGCGGTGGTGACCAGCCTGCTGACCCTGGTGGCGATGTCCCGGGTCTGGACCCGGGCCTTCTGGCGTCCCTCGGCGCAGGCCCCGGCGGCGGACACCGCGGCCGCGGCGGCCCGGGACGCCGGACCCGACGACGGTCCCGACGAGGAACTCCCGGGCGCCGACGGCGAACCCGACGGGACGGACGACGAGGCAGCGGAGGAGCCGGCCGAGGAGGGCCGCACCGACCGGCCCGCCGGCGGTGCGACCTCCACCCTCCGGGCGCGGCAGACCGGACGGCGGGGCGCCTGGGCGCGGCACGTGGCGGTGGCGACCGCCCTCCCGGGGGGTGGTGAGGGCCGGCCCAGCGGTGGCGACGACGACCGGACGCCGTCGGTGCGGCCGCTGCCCGCGGTGATGACCGGCGCCACCGCGGTGATGGTGGCGCTGACCGTCGGGCTCACCGCGATCGCCGGCCCGCTGTACGGGATGACCACCCGCGCCGCCGCCGACCTCCGCGACCGCACGCCCTACATCGAGGCCGTCTACGGCGAGCAGGACCAGCCGTGA
- a CDS encoding aspartate kinase — protein MALVVQKYGGSSVANAERVKRVAERIVEAKKNGDDVVVVVSAMGDTTDELLDQASQITENPPGRELDMLLTAGERISMALLAIAISTHGYEARSFTGSQAGVITTSSHGRARIIDVTPGRLRDALDDGSIVIVAGFQGVSQDTKDVTTLGRGGSDTTAVAVAAALRADVCEIYTDVDGVFTADPRIVPNAKRLETITYEEMLELAASGAKVLMLRCVEYARRYGIPVHVRSSYSQLPGTIVAGSMEDLTVEQAIITGVAHDRSEGKITVSGVPDRPGEAAQIFRVLADAEVNIDMIVQNVSAQASKLTDISFTLPVSDGPTALAALERVKHTVGYTDVSFDQHIGKVSLVGAGMRSHPGVSAKFFGALADAGVNLELISTSEIRISVVCRDTDVDLAVRAVHDAFDLGSDQAEAVVYGGTGR, from the coding sequence GTGGCCCTGGTCGTGCAGAAGTACGGAGGCTCCTCCGTCGCGAACGCCGAGCGCGTCAAGCGCGTCGCCGAGCGCATCGTCGAGGCGAAGAAGAACGGCGACGACGTCGTCGTGGTCGTGTCCGCCATGGGCGACACGACCGACGAACTGCTGGACCAGGCCAGCCAGATCACCGAGAACCCGCCGGGCCGCGAGCTGGACATGCTGCTCACCGCCGGCGAGCGGATCTCGATGGCGCTGCTGGCCATCGCCATCTCCACGCACGGCTACGAGGCGCGGTCGTTCACCGGCTCCCAGGCGGGGGTGATCACCACCTCCAGCCACGGCCGGGCCCGCATCATCGACGTCACCCCCGGGCGCCTGCGGGACGCCCTCGACGACGGCTCCATCGTCATCGTCGCCGGGTTCCAGGGCGTCAGCCAGGACACCAAGGACGTCACCACCCTGGGCCGCGGCGGGTCCGACACGACCGCCGTCGCCGTCGCGGCCGCGCTGCGGGCCGACGTCTGCGAGATCTACACCGACGTCGACGGCGTCTTCACCGCCGACCCGCGGATCGTCCCCAACGCCAAGCGGCTGGAGACCATCACCTACGAGGAGATGCTCGAGCTCGCCGCCTCCGGGGCGAAGGTGCTCATGCTCCGCTGCGTCGAGTACGCCCGCCGCTACGGCATCCCGGTGCACGTGCGCAGCTCCTACTCACAGCTCCCCGGCACGATCGTGGCCGGCTCGATGGAGGACCTCACCGTGGAACAGGCGATCATCACCGGCGTCGCGCACGACCGGAGCGAGGGCAAGATCACCGTCTCCGGGGTGCCCGACCGCCCGGGCGAGGCCGCGCAGATCTTCCGCGTGCTCGCCGACGCCGAGGTCAACATCGACATGATCGTGCAGAACGTCTCGGCCCAGGCCAGCAAGCTGACCGACATCTCCTTCACCCTGCCGGTGAGCGACGGCCCGACCGCGCTGGCCGCCCTGGAGCGGGTCAAGCACACCGTCGGCTACACCGACGTCAGCTTCGACCAGCACATCGGCAAGGTCTCCCTGGTCGGCGCCGGGATGCGCTCGCACCCCGGCGTCTCGGCCAAGTTCTTCGGCGCGCTCGCCGACGCCGGCGTGAACCTGGAGCTGATCAGCACCTCGGAGATCCGCATCTCCGTGGTCTGCCGCGACACCGACGTCGACCTGGCCGTCCGCGCGGTGCACGACGCCTTCGACCTGGGCTCCGACCAGGCCGAGGCCGTGGTCTACGGAGGGACTGGACGATGA